The following proteins are encoded in a genomic region of Candidatus Bathyarchaeota archaeon:
- a CDS encoding TldD/PmbA family protein has protein sequence MEGEIEMHEFLDYALKCASKENVFQIEALATKSEALIMAIEKSEVKTIECKSDKGLGVRVITKKLGKQYVGSAFTLNLSKDSIREAVKNAVHSSKFRRIDFSNASFPNLKAAQSIKDIYDSRILNIDLEQLAKIGQLTIESAAIDDKINSINGRLMLITYWVYLANSLGLQAGYPATIYNVSIEVVAQNLNGFASGEEDYVNRIFNEEKTYQTARVASLTALSQLNPKQINTGVMDVILAPEAISELFTHVLCQEVRADIVQKNQSPLKGKLNQEVSSNLLTIIDDGKVEGAVGSKPYDDEGVPTESKTIIDKGVLKSYLYDSFSAIREGKNSTGNALRPSSELIQKHVVEPQPASTNLIIKPGVEGFDSLIKDVKEGVYIKNVIGAHTSNAVTGEFSIAASTAYKIEDGEVKFPVKNIMLGGNILEILKKIDGIGKIQKQCQSFSIDTSIITPCIKIKEVAISG, from the coding sequence TTGGAGGGAGAGATTGAAATGCATGAGTTTTTAGATTATGCATTAAAATGCGCTAGTAAAGAGAATGTATTTCAAATTGAAGCTTTAGCTACTAAAAGCGAAGCTTTAATAATGGCTATTGAAAAAAGCGAGGTTAAAACTATAGAGTGTAAAAGCGATAAAGGCTTAGGTGTTAGGGTTATAACTAAGAAGCTTGGAAAACAATATGTTGGTTCAGCTTTCACTTTAAATTTAAGCAAAGATTCTATAAGGGAAGCTGTAAAAAATGCTGTTCATTCCTCTAAATTTAGAAGAATAGATTTTTCAAATGCAAGCTTCCCAAACTTAAAAGCTGCTCAATCAATTAAAGACATATATGATTCTAGAATTTTAAATATAGATTTAGAGCAGTTAGCGAAAATCGGTCAATTAACAATAGAGTCAGCTGCTATAGATGATAAAATTAACTCAATTAATGGACGTTTAATGTTGATTACTTATTGGGTTTATTTAGCTAATTCTCTTGGTCTTCAAGCAGGTTACCCAGCAACAATCTATAATGTTTCAATCGAGGTTGTTGCTCAAAACTTAAATGGATTTGCTTCAGGTGAAGAAGATTATGTGAATAGAATTTTTAATGAAGAAAAAACTTATCAAACAGCTAGAGTAGCTTCTTTAACAGCTCTTTCTCAATTAAACCCTAAACAAATAAATACTGGAGTTATGGATGTTATATTAGCGCCTGAAGCAATTTCAGAGTTATTTACACATGTTTTATGCCAGGAAGTTAGAGCTGATATTGTTCAAAAAAATCAATCACCTTTAAAGGGAAAGCTTAATCAAGAAGTTTCATCAAACTTGCTTACGATAATTGATGATGGAAAAGTTGAGGGGGCTGTTGGTTCAAAACCATATGATGATGAGGGAGTCCCTACAGAGTCAAAAACAATAATTGATAAAGGTGTTTTAAAATCTTATTTATATGATTCTTTCTCAGCTATTAGAGAAGGAAAAAATAGCACGGGAAACGCTTTAAGGCCTTCATCTGAACTCATTCAAAAACATGTTGTTGAACCCCAACCAGCCTCAACAAATTTAATTATTAAACCTGGAGTTGAAGGGTTTGATTCATTAATAAAAGATGTTAAAGAAGGAGTTTACATTAAAAATGTTATAGGCGCGCACACCTCTAACGCAGTAACCGGAGAATTCTCTATAGCTGCTTCCACAGCATATAAAATTGAGGATGGAGAAGTTAAATTTCCAGTGAAAAACATTATGCTTGGAGGAAATATTTTAGAAATCTTAAAGAAAATCGATGGAATTGGAAAAATTCAAAAGCAATGCCAAAGCTTTTCTATAGACACCTCAATTATAACTCCTTGCATTAAAATTAAGGAAGTAGCAATAAGTGGTTAG
- a CDS encoding trimethylamine methyltransferase family protein: MIQRGFKGLWNILSNEEARSMHIAALEVLEKTGMLSESEKITKIFKDAGAEIEGKKIKIPQYLVEEALKKAPKTVILYGRNPKNSILLEDGRIYFGLGGTPTPYIRDVETGEFRRPGKRDVEESTKLGDALPNLKFIMGISGAFDVPYEVEYIHEFDALFNNTSKPIVYSTPGEDAAKRVLEMASVIAGGMEELRKKPILGVYCETASPLQFTIPNENIIVLAKAKVPIVLGPIPMTGSTAPVTVVGCALIGTCENLAAITLAQLVNPGVPVIYAGWGATMDPITSRCAYGAPEFALGTDAINASMAHYYNLPCYGFGGCSDSKAPDAQAGAEVMMNGLIAGLSGINLIHDCGYLAGGSVGSMEMAVICNEIAGMVYRIVKGVSVDDESLAVDVIHEVGPGGHFLSHKHTLAHVKDEIYIPWLFDRASEVAWVKAGRKDISVIAKERVKKILKEYQPEPLPKDVKEKLSEIVKKAEKELVKTR; encoded by the coding sequence TTGATTCAAAGAGGATTTAAAGGCTTATGGAATATTCTTTCAAATGAAGAAGCTAGAAGCATGCATATAGCTGCTTTAGAAGTTTTAGAGAAAACTGGAATGCTTTCAGAATCTGAAAAAATAACTAAAATATTTAAGGATGCTGGAGCTGAAATTGAGGGGAAAAAAATTAAAATTCCCCAGTATTTAGTGGAGGAAGCCTTAAAAAAAGCTCCTAAAACAGTTATCCTTTATGGAAGAAATCCTAAAAACAGCATTCTTCTTGAAGATGGAAGAATATACTTTGGTTTAGGTGGAACACCAACGCCCTATATAAGAGATGTGGAAACTGGAGAATTTAGAAGGCCCGGAAAAAGAGATGTTGAAGAATCCACCAAGCTTGGAGATGCTTTACCAAATTTAAAATTTATAATGGGTATATCAGGAGCTTTTGATGTACCATATGAAGTTGAATATATTCACGAATTTGATGCGTTATTTAATAATACTTCAAAGCCTATAGTTTACTCTACCCCAGGTGAGGATGCTGCAAAAAGGGTTTTAGAAATGGCTTCAGTTATTGCTGGTGGAATGGAAGAATTAAGGAAGAAACCTATTCTGGGAGTTTATTGTGAGACAGCATCGCCTCTTCAATTTACGATTCCAAATGAAAACATTATTGTTTTAGCTAAAGCTAAAGTTCCAATAGTTTTGGGACCTATACCAATGACCGGTTCCACTGCTCCCGTAACTGTTGTTGGATGCGCTTTAATAGGAACATGCGAAAACTTAGCTGCTATAACTTTAGCTCAATTAGTTAACCCAGGTGTTCCAGTAATTTATGCTGGTTGGGGAGCAACTATGGATCCGATTACAAGCAGATGCGCTTATGGAGCTCCAGAATTCGCTCTTGGAACAGACGCTATTAACGCTTCAATGGCGCATTACTATAATTTACCATGTTATGGTTTTGGAGGGTGCTCAGACTCTAAAGCGCCTGATGCTCAAGCTGGAGCTGAAGTAATGATGAATGGTTTAATAGCAGGTTTATCTGGAATAAATTTAATTCATGATTGCGGTTATTTAGCTGGTGGAAGCGTAGGCTCAATGGAAATGGCGGTTATATGCAATGAAATAGCGGGAATGGTTTATAGAATAGTTAAGGGAGTTTCAGTTGATGATGAATCTTTAGCTGTTGATGTAATTCATGAAGTTGGTCCTGGAGGTCACTTTTTATCTCATAAGCATACTTTAGCTCATGTGAAAGATGAAATTTATATTCCATGGCTTTTCGATAGAGCGTCCGAAGTTGCATGGGTTAAAGCTGGAAGAAAAGATATAAGCGTTATAGCTAAAGAAAGAGTTAAAAAGATTCTTAAAGAATATCAACCAGAGCCATTGCCGAAAGATGTTAAAGAGAAGCTTTCAGAGATAGTTAAAAAAGCTGAGAAAGAACTTGTTAAAACTCGTTAA
- a CDS encoding corrinoid protein gives MVEGIFEEISEAIQSFEEEKVFNAVKKALSLGVDASEIIEKGIAKGLKIVGDKYERGELFLMHLVAAAEPAQKAVKELLEPEIKKKAGERKSLGKIVIGTVQGDIHDIGKNIVAAMLFAAGFEVIDLGKDVPAEEFAKKAKEVGANIVGASALLSTTLPVQKEIIEALKAIGIRNKVKTIFGGAPCTAEWVEEIGGDGYAENAIEAVKTAKRLIGAKD, from the coding sequence ATGGTTGAGGGTATTTTTGAGGAGATTAGTGAAGCTATTCAAAGCTTCGAGGAGGAGAAAGTTTTTAACGCTGTGAAAAAAGCTTTAAGCTTAGGCGTTGACGCTTCAGAAATTATTGAGAAAGGTATTGCTAAAGGCTTAAAGATTGTAGGCGATAAATATGAGCGTGGAGAACTTTTTTTAATGCATTTAGTAGCGGCTGCTGAGCCTGCTCAAAAGGCTGTAAAAGAATTGCTTGAACCTGAAATTAAAAAGAAGGCTGGAGAAAGAAAAAGTTTAGGTAAAATTGTTATAGGCACTGTTCAAGGCGATATTCATGATATAGGCAAGAATATTGTGGCGGCTATGCTTTTCGCAGCTGGATTTGAAGTAATAGATTTAGGTAAAGATGTTCCAGCTGAAGAATTCGCTAAAAAAGCTAAAGAAGTAGGCGCTAACATTGTAGGCGCAAGCGCATTATTAAGTACAACGCTTCCAGTTCAAAAAGAAATAATAGAAGCCTTAAAAGCTATAGGAATAAGAAATAAAGTTAAAACAATATTCGGCGGCGCACCATGCACAGCTGAATGGGTGGAGGAAATAGGCGGAGACGGCTACGCTGAAAACGCTATAGAAGCCGTTAAAACCGCTAAACGCTTAATAGGCGCTAAAGATTAA
- a CDS encoding TldD/PmbA family protein translates to MILDLAEKAVSYALNFGAKYADARVEKVKVTSIRYAQGRFEAASSGLSFGIGVRALVNGAWGFASSSLTEEDESYIRNISKLAVDAGKAAAYQSKKEASIALFKPIKDEEKAFVKKDLALIDIEEKMNVAATLGEAAKKVNEKIASSSALYLDECGGKSIVTSDGVKVLKEVSRIYFSVKAIAKAGEKLTSIHESEGFISGFEVFNKIDLRKYAVKAAERALNMLKAKPAVKGRFKAVLDPKIAGTFIHEAVGHACEADYVINNQSILSGRLGEQIASEQVTVFDDSTLNGGWGSAKYDDEGIPTERRVLIENGFLKGYILNRECAKKLEMQGNGGARASSYSYKPIVRMSNTYLAPKNFSFEELMEAVKDGVYVKGSRGGQVDPAKGVFQFSAEEAFLISKGEVDKPLLDVSLSGSILETLKKIFAIGKDVKHHPGFCGKDSQFIPAGDGSPHIAVQEVIVGGRD, encoded by the coding sequence ATGATCTTAGATTTAGCTGAAAAAGCAGTAAGTTACGCTTTAAACTTCGGAGCTAAATATGCAGATGCTAGAGTTGAAAAAGTTAAAGTTACATCAATTAGGTATGCTCAAGGAAGGTTTGAAGCAGCTTCTTCCGGGTTGAGTTTCGGTATTGGTGTAAGGGCTTTAGTTAACGGTGCTTGGGGCTTCGCTTCTTCATCATTAACTGAAGAGGACGAAAGTTACATAAGGAATATTTCTAAGCTTGCTGTTGACGCTGGAAAAGCTGCAGCTTATCAATCTAAAAAAGAGGCAAGCATAGCTTTATTTAAACCTATTAAAGATGAAGAAAAAGCTTTTGTTAAAAAAGATTTAGCTTTAATAGATATTGAAGAAAAAATGAATGTTGCAGCTACACTTGGTGAAGCAGCTAAAAAAGTTAATGAAAAAATTGCAAGCTCTTCAGCTCTATATTTAGATGAATGCGGTGGAAAATCTATTGTTACAAGCGATGGAGTTAAAGTATTAAAAGAAGTGAGCAGAATTTATTTTAGCGTTAAAGCTATAGCAAAGGCTGGAGAGAAATTAACTTCAATTCATGAATCTGAAGGCTTTATTTCCGGATTTGAAGTTTTTAATAAAATAGATTTAAGAAAATATGCGGTTAAAGCTGCTGAAAGAGCGTTAAATATGCTTAAAGCTAAACCTGCAGTTAAAGGAAGATTTAAAGCAGTTTTAGATCCAAAAATCGCTGGAACATTTATTCATGAAGCTGTTGGTCATGCTTGTGAAGCAGATTACGTTATAAATAATCAATCAATTTTGAGCGGTAGATTAGGCGAGCAAATAGCTTCAGAGCAAGTTACAGTTTTTGATGATTCAACTTTAAATGGAGGATGGGGAAGCGCAAAATATGATGATGAAGGAATCCCCACAGAAAGAAGGGTTTTAATAGAAAATGGATTTTTAAAAGGTTATATTTTAAACAGAGAGTGTGCAAAAAAACTTGAAATGCAAGGAAATGGAGGCGCTAGAGCATCTTCATACAGTTATAAACCTATAGTTAGAATGAGTAATACTTATCTTGCCCCAAAAAATTTCTCTTTTGAAGAGTTAATGGAAGCTGTTAAAGATGGAGTTTATGTTAAAGGCTCTAGAGGCGGGCAAGTTGATCCAGCGAAAGGGGTATTTCAATTTTCAGCTGAAGAAGCTTTCTTAATTTCTAAAGGAGAAGTTGATAAGCCATTGCTTGATGTTTCTTTATCAGGGTCAATCTTAGAAACACTTAAAAAAATATTTGCTATAGGAAAAGATGTTAAGCATCATCCTGGATTCTGCGGTAAAGATTCTCAATTTATTCCAGCTGGGGATGGGAGCCCCCACATAGCAGTTCAAGAGGTTATTGTTGGAGGGAGAGATTGA
- a CDS encoding tetrahydromethanopterin S-methyltransferase subunit H: protein MFQLKVEQKVFEVGKVKIGGIPGERPTVLIGSIFYAREKIVSNYERGEFDKEKAEAYIKIQEEYSDKTGNPHMVDVGGSTNEAIVKFLDFASKVTDAPILIGGASPNVRIAGLNYAKEVGIKNPIIYNSILPEHKKEELEKIKEHSVKTVVLLGFNPKDFTSTGKAKTIKNLLSIVQKAGVTQPMIDTAVIDIPSLGLASKALFELKNELGLPVGCGPHNAIGTWLGLKTKMGAQARYPCVASANALPVVFGADFILYGPIEYANYIFPAIALIDAALAQLIIELRKPINRSHPLFKIA from the coding sequence ATGTTTCAGCTTAAAGTTGAACAGAAAGTTTTTGAAGTTGGAAAAGTTAAAATAGGCGGCATACCTGGAGAAAGACCAACAGTTCTTATAGGATCAATTTTTTATGCTAGAGAAAAAATTGTAAGCAATTATGAAAGAGGAGAATTTGATAAGGAAAAAGCTGAAGCTTATATTAAAATTCAAGAGGAATACTCTGATAAAACTGGAAACCCCCACATGGTGGATGTGGGAGGCTCAACTAACGAAGCTATAGTAAAATTTTTAGATTTCGCCTCTAAAGTCACTGATGCCCCAATTCTAATTGGAGGAGCCTCTCCAAATGTAAGAATAGCAGGCTTAAACTATGCAAAAGAGGTTGGAATAAAAAACCCTATAATTTATAATTCAATTCTTCCAGAACATAAAAAAGAAGAATTAGAAAAAATTAAAGAGCATAGCGTTAAAACAGTTGTTTTGCTTGGTTTTAACCCAAAAGACTTCACTTCAACTGGGAAAGCGAAAACAATAAAAAATCTTTTATCAATAGTTCAAAAAGCTGGAGTAACTCAACCAATGATAGATACAGCCGTTATTGATATTCCAAGTTTAGGATTAGCTTCTAAAGCTTTATTTGAGTTAAAAAACGAGTTAGGTTTACCGGTTGGTTGCGGACCTCATAATGCTATTGGAACTTGGTTAGGATTAAAAACTAAAATGGGCGCTCAAGCTAGATATCCTTGCGTAGCTTCAGCTAATGCTTTACCTGTAGTTTTTGGAGCCGACTTCATTCTTTATGGGCCAATAGAATACGCTAATTATATTTTTCCAGCTATAGCCTTAATAGATGCAGCTTTAGCTCAATTAATAATTGAATTAAGAAAACCTATAAATAGAAGTCATCCATTATTCAAAATAGCCTAA
- a CDS encoding corrinoid protein: MPKLDEVIKEALMSFEPEKLTEAVKRNLNEGYDPLEVINALTVALGEVGSKFEKGELFLVHLVMAGETAKKVISEQLEPLLKKTRAERKMVGRVVIGTVAGDIHDIGKNIVASMLFSAGFDVIDLGKGVPIEKFINSVRECAPHLLAMSALMSTTMPVQKAVVEALKENNLRDKVKVIIGGAPVTAEWTEEIGADGYAGDAIQAVKVAKQLVEAKN; this comes from the coding sequence ATGCCTAAGCTTGATGAAGTGATAAAAGAGGCGTTAATGAGTTTTGAACCTGAAAAATTAACTGAAGCTGTAAAGAGAAATCTAAATGAAGGTTATGATCCATTAGAAGTTATTAATGCGCTAACAGTTGCTTTAGGAGAAGTTGGAAGTAAATTTGAAAAAGGTGAACTTTTTCTTGTACATTTAGTAATGGCTGGAGAGACAGCAAAAAAGGTTATTTCAGAGCAGTTAGAACCATTGCTTAAAAAAACTAGAGCTGAAAGAAAAATGGTTGGACGAGTTGTTATAGGTACAGTAGCTGGAGACATCCATGATATAGGTAAAAATATTGTAGCTTCAATGCTTTTTTCAGCTGGTTTTGATGTAATAGATTTAGGAAAAGGCGTTCCAATTGAAAAGTTTATTAATTCTGTTAGAGAATGTGCCCCTCACCTTCTTGCAATGTCAGCATTAATGAGCACAACTATGCCTGTGCAAAAAGCAGTAGTTGAAGCTCTTAAGGAAAATAATTTAAGAGATAAGGTTAAAGTTATTATTGGAGGCGCACCTGTTACAGCTGAATGGACTGAAGAAATAGGTGCAGACGGTTATGCTGGCGACGCTATTCAAGCTGTTAAAGTTGCTAAGCAGCTTGTTGAAGCAAAAAATTAA
- a CDS encoding polyprenol monophosphomannose synthase, with protein MISIVLPTKNEAKIGDLISLIRRELDKINVSYEVLVIDKSSDDTPKKAELAGAKVFKQKSDGLGEAIKEGLMLSKGDVILVMDADFSHNPIYMHEFLEKIREFDIVVGSRKIPGGKTIGWSFKRKLISGAANFLARYLAGVKISDATSGYRAYRKEVFNKVDLNKLSSKGFEFQIEVLWEALRKGFKIGVVPIVFQDRSFGKSKLSKKDVLRFFKLCLKLWLKRIEKSLKERKI; from the coding sequence ATGATCTCCATAGTTTTACCAACAAAAAATGAAGCTAAAATTGGAGATTTAATAAGCCTAATAAGAAGAGAGCTTGATAAAATAAACGTTTCATACGAAGTTTTGGTTATTGATAAATCAAGCGATGATACCCCTAAAAAAGCAGAGCTTGCTGGAGCAAAAGTTTTTAAGCAAAAAAGCGATGGTTTAGGAGAAGCGATTAAAGAAGGTTTAATGCTTTCTAAAGGCGATGTAATATTAGTTATGGATGCGGACTTTAGTCATAACCCAATTTACATGCATGAATTTCTAGAAAAAATAAGAGAATTTGATATTGTTGTTGGTTCACGTAAAATCCCGGGGGGAAAAACTATAGGTTGGAGCTTTAAAAGAAAATTAATCTCTGGTGCAGCTAACTTTTTAGCAAGGTATTTAGCTGGAGTTAAAATTTCAGATGCGACATCAGGATATAGAGCCTATAGAAAAGAAGTTTTTAATAAAGTGGATTTAAACAAGTTAAGCTCTAAAGGGTTTGAGTTTCAAATTGAAGTTTTATGGGAAGCTTTAAGAAAAGGCTTTAAAATAGGCGTTGTTCCAATTGTTTTTCAAGATAGAAGCTTTGGAAAATCTAAACTCTCTAAAAAAGATGTTTTAAGATTCTTTAAGCTATGCTTAAAATTATGGTTGAAAAGAATTGAAAAATCATTAAAAGAGAGAAAAATTTAA
- a CDS encoding trimethylamine methyltransferase family protein yields MKLTILSKNEIETLHLGILQTFEETGVKIYSKKAIEIMRGAGAEVDEKTFHVKIPSYLVEECIKNAPKYVHLYDRNSKQQLKLEKDNFYTVLASTTPKVIDPETFQRVQGKKEYIAKAAKIVDALPNIHIAAQFCLALDCPPEVQELHELEAVFMNTVKPVMAIAYSPQGARKIIEMAAIIKGGIDKLKKEPLLFIYTEPTSPLEYSNKAMNILIETVKLGIPVLSAPCTQAGATGPVTLAGTLIQSFVESLTGLIIAQLIKKGAPTIIGEVSTIMDMRTAVMSYGAPEFSVINAASSQLAHYYELPFFGTGGCSDSKLPDGQAIAEAVISLFSAMLSRTNLIHDVGYIEGAMTGSLEMVIIIDEFFSMLNRIIKGMKVNEKTIALDVINAVGPGGHYLSHKHTLKFLLEEHWMPSLIDRRRYEFWKAENAKDMLTRAREKLQKILKEHESEPLPEEIKQKLTNVIREESDY; encoded by the coding sequence TTGAAGTTAACTATATTATCAAAAAATGAAATTGAAACACTTCATTTAGGAATATTACAAACTTTTGAAGAAACTGGTGTTAAAATCTATAGCAAAAAAGCAATTGAAATAATGAGGGGTGCTGGAGCGGAAGTTGATGAAAAAACTTTTCATGTTAAAATTCCATCTTATCTTGTTGAGGAGTGCATAAAGAATGCGCCTAAATATGTTCATCTTTATGATAGAAATTCAAAACAACAATTAAAACTTGAAAAAGACAACTTTTATACAGTTTTAGCAAGTACAACTCCAAAAGTTATAGATCCTGAAACCTTCCAAAGAGTTCAAGGTAAAAAAGAATATATAGCTAAAGCAGCTAAGATAGTTGATGCCTTACCTAACATTCATATAGCTGCGCAGTTTTGTCTCGCATTAGATTGCCCACCAGAGGTTCAGGAGTTGCATGAATTAGAAGCTGTTTTTATGAATACAGTTAAACCTGTTATGGCAATCGCTTATTCTCCTCAAGGAGCTAGAAAAATAATTGAAATGGCCGCGATAATAAAAGGAGGAATAGATAAATTAAAAAAGGAACCTTTACTCTTTATATATACTGAACCCACATCACCATTAGAATATAGTAATAAAGCTATGAACATTCTTATTGAAACTGTTAAGCTAGGGATACCTGTATTATCCGCTCCATGTACTCAAGCAGGAGCCACAGGGCCAGTTACCTTAGCTGGAACACTAATTCAATCTTTTGTTGAAAGTTTAACAGGTTTAATTATAGCTCAATTAATTAAGAAAGGGGCACCAACGATAATTGGAGAAGTTTCCACAATAATGGATATGAGAACTGCTGTTATGAGTTATGGGGCTCCAGAATTTAGCGTCATAAACGCTGCATCATCTCAATTAGCTCATTATTATGAGCTTCCATTTTTCGGAACAGGTGGATGCTCAGATTCTAAGCTACCTGATGGACAGGCTATCGCTGAAGCTGTAATATCATTATTTTCAGCTATGCTTTCTAGAACAAATTTAATACATGATGTTGGGTATATTGAAGGAGCAATGACGGGTAGCCTTGAAATGGTAATTATTATAGATGAGTTTTTCTCCATGCTGAATAGAATTATAAAAGGTATGAAAGTTAATGAAAAAACTATAGCTTTAGATGTTATAAATGCTGTAGGTCCAGGAGGGCATTATCTCTCTCATAAGCATACCTTAAAATTTCTTTTAGAAGAGCATTGGATGCCAAGCCTCATCGATAGAAGAAGATATGAGTTTTGGAAGGCTGAGAACGCAAAAGATATGTTAACTAGAGCTAGAGAAAAACTTCAAAAAATTCTTAAAGAACATGAATCTGAGCCGTTACCTGAAGAAATAAAACAAAAATTAACCAATGTCATAAGAGAAGAAAGCGATTATTAA
- the speB gene encoding agmatinase, producing MKEDLSNLMFYLQPSLNFSGLTSEFKEAKYLIIGVPFDKTSSYRPGSRFAPLFIREASMNIELYSFRVDFDGEKLKIYDCGDLTLTGETLEVLNRVNKVVNEVLKLNKMPVLIGGEHTITYGSAKALPHNSCIISFDAHFDLRESYLGEKFCHASFMKRIVEEIGAEKIFEIGVRAACNEEISYAKNNKIFFLSTFDLRKLGVKKAAKILMDKVSSFNNVYLTLDIDVLDPAFAPGVGNPESDGLDPSFLLTLLTELCNCKIIGFDLVEVNPSYDNGVTAVLAAKIITEVLCALTKSLNHY from the coding sequence TTGAAGGAAGATTTATCAAATTTAATGTTTTATCTTCAGCCTTCATTAAATTTCTCTGGTTTAACAAGCGAGTTTAAAGAAGCGAAATACCTTATAATTGGGGTTCCATTTGATAAAACTAGCAGTTATAGGCCTGGATCAAGGTTTGCACCTTTATTTATTAGGGAAGCCTCCATGAATATAGAGCTTTACAGCTTTAGAGTTGATTTTGACGGGGAAAAATTAAAAATTTATGATTGCGGAGATTTAACATTAACTGGGGAAACTTTAGAAGTATTAAATAGAGTTAACAAAGTTGTAAATGAAGTTTTAAAATTGAATAAAATGCCTGTACTTATTGGTGGAGAGCATACAATAACTTATGGTTCTGCTAAAGCTTTACCGCATAACTCTTGCATTATAAGTTTTGACGCGCATTTTGATTTAAGAGAATCATATTTAGGCGAAAAGTTTTGTCATGCAAGTTTTATGAAGAGAATTGTTGAGGAAATAGGTGCGGAGAAAATTTTTGAAATTGGTGTTAGAGCTGCATGCAATGAAGAAATATCTTATGCGAAAAACAATAAAATATTCTTTTTATCAACTTTTGATTTAAGAAAGCTTGGCGTTAAAAAAGCTGCTAAAATATTAATGGATAAAGTTTCAAGCTTTAATAATGTTTATTTAACTTTAGATATAGATGTTCTTGATCCTGCTTTTGCTCCTGGCGTTGGAAATCCTGAAAGCGATGGTTTAGACCCAAGCTTCCTATTAACATTGTTAACTGAGCTTTGCAATTGTAAAATTATTGGTTTTGATTTAGTTGAGGTTAATCCAAGCTATGA